The Stigmatella aurantiaca DW4/3-1 genome contains the following window.
TGATTTCGCGGCTCAATACCCAGCCCGCTCGTACCCCTGTCAACGCTTCACCCTCACCCTCACAGGTGGTGGCGCATGACTCGGGGCCATCGTGGGTTGCTGGCCCTTCGATGTGAGGCTCTTTCATCCTCCACTCCATGCCGGTTTATCCCGGCGCACTAACTGTTCGCCGTGCCCCATCGTGACGGGGTCCAGCCTCTCGTGAGACCTCCATTGGCCACACGCCAGGAGGTGGTCCATGGAGAAGGAGTTGGAGCAGTTCCGTCAGGAGGCGCAGCGGTTGAAGGCAGGGCGACGAAGTGGCTCGTTGCCATTCCCGAGGCACTGCGCGCGTTCGCGGTGCGCGACGCAGAGCACACCCTGGAGGCAGGCGGGACGACGTTCGCGCCGGAAAACGCCTCAGTGCGTCCGCTGCGCCAGCCACACGCAATGGCCGGCACAGTCCGGATCGTCGAAGACCCGCTTGACGACCGAGAATCCGTTGTCCGCTAGCCGTCGCGCGTATTCCTCCGGCGCGAGGCTGGCGTGGTACAGCGTTTCACCGTGATAGTCGCCATAGGCTTCGCCGTGTTCCGCGCCGCTGGTGAACATCAGTATCGCGCCGGGCAGGGCATGGTCGCGGAAGACCGGAAACATCGCTCGCTGCGCGTCGTGACCGAGGTGGAAGAAGCTGTCCCAGGCGAGCACGCCGTGGAATTGTCGCGAGAGGGCCAAGGTGCGCATGTCCGCGACCCGCCAATCCCCATCGAGCAGGGTGGCGCGGCAATGTGCAATGAGCCGCGGCGAGGTGTCGATGCCTGTCACGGCGCGACCCCGCGACAGCAAGTAGCGACCGATCGGAGTGCCCGCGCCGCAGCCCAGATCGAGGACGCTGCCGCCCGGCGGGATGTGGGTCAGGAATCTGTCAAGCCAAGGACGTTCGTTCCACGGCACGTTCGGACGGTCCGCGATGTAGCGCTCCGCGAGACGGTCGTATAGCTCGCGGATCAGGGATTCGTAGAAAGACACGCGCTGCTCCGGTGCGGTGGGACGCGCAGCGTATCACGGCGGTACGCGGGGACTTTTGCCTTGCAAAGGTCCGGCTGCTCTAACCCAGGGCTCGTTTGAAGCGATCTTCGGCGAGCCGTCTCCAACACCATGTCTCGCTGCTGGCGCTCGACGTGGTTATTGTCCAGCGGCACCAGCGGAAGGCGCTGCCAGGCACGGCCCGCTGAGACAGGGCCCACGGCTGGATGCGCTCCACCAGGGGCGCGGACTGCTGCTGGCGCATGACCAGTTCCTGCTTTGGCACCGGCCCCCAGCCTCTGCCCCACGTAGCACACCGCGAACGCTCTGAGCGCCTCATCGGCTCCTCTGCATCGCGGAAGGTTTTTGTGGACCCCACGGGGGGCGGATTCAGTGCGACACCTACTGCGCCTCGTAGCGCTGCTGTAACCTCGGGGCCGTCCTTCTATGAGGAGCTCCCATGAACTGGCAGTCCCTGCCCCGCCTGCACTGGCTGGTGGGCACCACCGCTCTGCTGTCGCTTACTGCCTGCGGCGACGACCCCCTGGACCAGGACGGCGATACGCCTGAGCCGCTTGTCTGTGACACACAGACCTATGCCACAGCGGTGCGAGATGCCGCCGAGCCAACCTCGGAGGACATCTACACCGGCCTGTGGGCCATTACCCCCTCCAACCCGAAGCTGATCTGGAACGAGACGCGCACAGCGGTCCGCATGGTGACCTGGACCACCGCCAACGGCTAACGGAGCAGGACGAGTCGAGCTACGTCGTCGAGATGTGGGTCAAGCCGGAGGACATGTTCCGGCCCTGCCCGGACGCGGAGATAGATGACACCTCGTGTGGCCTGACCTTCCCAGCTTCGGCCACCGACGCGCACAAGAACTGGATGAACGCCAACTATGCGTTCAGCTTCAGCTTCTGGCAGCAGCCTCACTACCCATGGACAGGCCTGGGCTATACCTATGACTGGTGCAACACCGCGACTCGCGTGGGCGCCAGCGAGTACGTCGTCCGTGCTGGCTCCACCGTCAACGTGACGGGGCTGATTCAGCGCGACACCTACTGCGCTCCGTAGCGCTTTCCTCTGGGATCCTGAAGTCTGCGGCCCGTACCCCCTGCGCGCGCAGTGTACGCAGGCAGCGACCGGCCGGGGACGGACAGTCACGACGGGGGAGTCTGGGCACGCGCAAGAATACATTCGACCTGCGTCGCCTCTGTGCCGTGCAGAACCTGGAGACCCTCGCACGACGCTCAGCGGCGAACGGAGGGGCTCTAACCTGCTCGGTGCTCTAGCAACCCCAGGACGCTGCCGCCTCCCTCGGCTGGGGCCTGGCTGAGCACTGGTGTGCCCCAAGCGCCTGCAGGGCCGGGACTCCGGCCTGGCGCACGGCCCTGGGACCCAGTCAGCCACCCTCCGCTGCTGCGCCATTCTCCTGCTTCTCACGCATCAGTGCCCCTGTCCCTCCTATGCGTCCAACGGCACATGACCATTTTTTAAGAAGTCACGCTCCATCGTCAGCGGGTGGTTTTATAAGCTGAGTGCATGCCGATGACCGCCAGCCTGCCGATGTACAACGCCCCCGGCATGCGGGCGGCGAACACCGCCTTCTGGACGGCCCTGAGTGAGCTGCTGTGCGAGGCGGGGCTTGACGGCGTGCCCGAGAGCCTGTCGTTCGAACGGCCACCGGTGCCCGACGTGATCGGTGACGAGGTGCTGTTCACCCAGGTCTGCGGTTATCCCCTGCAGACCGTCTACCAAGGCCAGTACCGACTCCTGGCCCGGCCCTGCTACGACGCCGCGGGCTGCACCGGCTCCACCCACAGCGCCTTCCTCGTGGCGCGGAAGTCTTCGCCCGCGCGCCGGGTGGCCGACCTGCGCGGTCAGCGCTTCGCCCTGAACAGCCTTCACTCCAACTCGGGCATGAACCTGCCGCGCCGGATGCTGGCGGAAGTGGCCGGCGGCAAGCCCTTCTTCGGCGAGGTGATTGAGACCGGCGGGCATGGTGCCAGCATGAGGCTGGTCGCCGAGGGCGGCGCCGACTGCGCCTCGATCGACTGCCTGACCTACGCCTTCTCTCAGGACCATCAGCCGGAGTTGGTCGAGGAACTCCGGGTCATCGCCCAGACGCCATCGAGCCCTACCCTGCCGTTCGTCACCTCGGCCCGCACCGACGACGCGACCGTGGCCGTGCTGCAGCGGTGCCTGTACCGGCTGTCAGCGGAGCCTCGCTTCGCCAGCGTGTTGAGCGGCTTGCGGATCGCCCGTATCGAGCCGGCGCCGCGGGCCGAGTACAGCGCCCTCCTCGACCATGCACGGCGGGCCGCCGAGCTGGGCTACCCTGTTCTGGTCTAGGCGCCACGACGCGCCGCGGGCGTCACGGCCTTGTCGGGCGACCCGCGCGGGTGGATGGGGATGAACACCGGCCTCAGCAACCAGCGCCGCGCGATCTCCCCATAACCCCTGAACACGTAGGAGCCGTTGCGGCGCAACAGCCCCTCGCGGTCGCGGCGGTAGGCGCCGGGGATCTCGTACCAAGGCAGGACCGGATCCAGGTGGTGCACGATGTGAAGGTTGTTCCACAGGAACACCAGGCCAAAAACCCAGTTGCTCTCGACACTCGCGACCCGCTCCTCCGGATGCTCGCCCCACCGGTGCTCGATGAAGGCCCGCACCAGTCCCAGGCTGAAGGCCGGGTAGACCATCAGGAGGTAGTACTTCCAGATCGGCATATGGGCAACGGACGAGACGAACCACAGCACCGCCGCCAGCCCCACGGCGAAGCGCAACCAGATGCCGCCGTTGCGGAAGTCACCCGCGCGCACCAGCGCCCCCTCTGTCAGCAACAGCTTGCGAAGGCGCAGGACCGGCCCGATCAGCATGCGCCCGAGCAGGGTCTGGTTGAACATCAGGACCGCTCGCCACGCCTTCGAATAGCGGGCCCAGTCCTCTTCACGGTGATACACGCTCTCGGTGTCCAGCCCCGGATAGGTCAAGTGGTGGTTGCGGTGGTGGACGGTATGACTGTGCCGGTAGAGCGCGAAGGGCAGCCAGCCGCCCAGCGGCGGCCAGACGAGCGCCGTGCGCAACCAGAGTGGGATGCTCCGCCAGCCGTGGATCGCCTCGTGCTGCAACGAGAAGTGCCAGGCAAGCACATAGGCGCCGGCGACCACCAAGAGCGGCCAGGGAATCACGGCATGGAACAACACCAGCCCCGCCCAGGCGCCATAGATGGCGACGGCGACGAGCCAGGTCGGAATCTCCCAACGCCGCCACCAGGCGACGCCACGCGAGTCCGCTGGAGCACTGACGGTGTCGGCATCGACTGCGGATGGGGTCGGGGGAGCAGCCACCATGCCGGCATCATAACGACTGGCGCTCTGTCCAACCACGTGGGCTTGGCGTAACGTCACGGCATGCCCGAGAGTCAGGTTCGAGCGTTGGAGGTTGATGAGCGCACCAGCCGCCGCGCGGTCATCGCCGCCTGCAGCGGCAACGTCTTCGAGTGGTACGACTTCACCGTCTACGCCCTCTTCGCCCTCTCCATCGCCAAGGCCTTCTTTCCTGGCTCCGACCCGACCATCGAGTTGGTGAAGGCCTTTCTCGCCTTCGGTCTGGGCTTCGTGGTGCGGCCCCTGGGGGCGGTGCTGCTCGGCATCTACGGCGACCGGTCAGGTCGCAAGGCGGTGCTCACCGCCACCATCGCCCTGATGGCGGTAGGCACCCTGATCATCGCCGTCTCGCCGACCTATGCGGCCATCGGGATCGGCGCACCTTTGCTGCTGCTCGCGGGCCGTGTGCTGCAGGGCTTCTCGGCCGGCGGCGAGGTCGGGGGGGCGGCAGCGCTCCTGATCGAGCATGCCCCCGGCCACCGGCGAGGGGAGTACGCCTCTTGGCTCCAGGCGAGCATGGCTGCCTCGAACATCCTGGGGGCCCTGGTGGCCTTCGGAGTGACCTCGCTGTTGACCCAGGAGCAGTTGGATGGCTTCGGCTGGCGCCTGCCGTTCGTGATCGGCCTGCTGATCGCGCCGATCGGCATGTGGATCCGCAACACCCTCGACGAGACGCCGGAGTTCAAGCGTGAGGCCGAGCACCGGGGCGACGCGCCCGCCCGGCCACTGAGGACGCTCTTGTCCGAGTTCCCGCGGATGGTGCTGAAGGGCTCGAGCCTGTCGATCCTCTGGACGGTCTCCAGCTACGTCCTCGTCATCTTCATGCCGACCTACGTGCAGCGGAGCTTCGGCTACACCCCGTCCGAAGCCTTCACCGCCTCGCTGGTTGGCAACGTCGCCATGGTGGCCATCTGTGTCCTCGCCGGGATTGCCTCGGACCGCCTGGGCCGCAAGACCGTGCTGATTGCAGCGGCCCTGTGGCTGGTGGTGCTGGTCCACCCGATGATCTGGCTCGTGCAGACTCAGCACGGCCTCGCCTCGCTGATCGCCGCCCAGACCCTGCTGTGCATCGGCGTCGGCTGTTTCGTGGGAGTGGCCCCCTCGACGCTCGCCGAGTTGTTTCCGGCCCGCGTGCGCTCGACCGGGGTGTCGGTCTGCTACAACCTCGCCGTCACCCTTTTCAGTGGCTTCGCGCCGGCGGTGCTCGCCTGGCTCACGGGGCGCGGCGGCGTCTTCGCTCCCGGCTGGTATGTGATCATCGCCGCGGTGCTGGCGGCGCCCGCCCTCGTCAGCCTCAAGCCCGGCCTCGCGCCGGGCCCCTCCATCTCACAAGGCGTCAGCCCCTCACAGGGCTGACCGGCGGCCGGGCTCCCGCTAGGGATAGTAATAGCCGACGTTCATGAAGTAGGCCTTGTGCCACAGATCGTCGCCACCCACGCCCAGGCCATTCACATACGAGCCGGTGTACGGATCGTTCCTGCCGAAGCGGAACTCCGCGGCGATCCACCACCGGTCGTACAGGGAGAACGAGGTGCCCGCGAAGAAGCGGTGCGAGGTCTTGAACGCCGCTTCATCCTTCGCGAAGACGCTGTAGTTCAGATACGGCCTCACGCCACTGACGTATGCCCATGAGCCCGGCACGCTGTAGCTGAGGTCGACCGAGAGGAACTTCCCCTTGGTGGCCACGTTGAAGGAGCCGCCGAAGCCGCCCATGGTGATGAGCGAGGTGTTTTGGTCCGGGTTCCGAGGGTCGATTCGCTGTAGACCGGCCTCGATCATGGTGCGGACCCTGCCGTAATTGCCGACGAGGTGGAGCGCGGTGGCCAGTCGGCCGCCGGACTCGCGGGTATCCAGATTCTGGATCCGGGAGTACAACCCGGAGGCGCCGACTTCGGACGAACTCTCCGTGCCATGGGCGAACTTGTAGGCCACGCGCCCGATGAACTGGTGCCGCTCCCGGCTGTTGGTGCCCCCTTCGACGTAGCTGTCGTGCCGAACGAAGCCAATCGAGTAACGGTTCGCATCCTCCGTCGGGCCGAAGTAGCTGCCGCCATCACGCAGGTAGTAGGCAGCATCGAGGGTGAGCGCGCCACCGCTATAGTTGTATTTGATACCGACGTTGTGCACATCCTCCAGACCAATGACGTTGGCCATGGTCTGGTAGAACGAGCTGCTCACCCAGGGGAGGATGCCGAACGGTACCTGGTGCATTCCCAGGGCGAGCTTGTGCTCGTGGGTGAGGTTGTAGCCCAGGTACGCGAACGTGAGGTAATTCTCCTGCCCCAGGTTGGTGGTGTCCGCGTACCCGATGGCATTGGTGCCACCATAGAAGCGGTACTGGAAGGCGCCGAAGAGCGTGGGGGAGTCGTACTTGGCGCTCAACCACGCCACATCCCAGGAAATGCCGCTCGTAGGCTTGGGATCGTCCAGCGTGGCATCCAGGCGAACGCGGAGCACGCCACCCACCTTCAAAGTCCCGTCGCCCAGCTTGAACACCCCGAGTGGGGCATCATCCTCATCGGCCCTGGCGGCGGTACTGGTGGCCATGATCAGGGCGCCCATCATCAGCGCGGGAAAACACGGCCTGCTTCGCGGGTTGCTCATTGTCGTCTCCGAAGAACTCAAGCCAACCTAATCGTGGTAGTTCCGCAGGACCTCGGCGGCCGCGCGGAAGTCTGGTGTCAACGGACGATCCTCGTCGAGGAACGCGACCTTGCGCCGTACCGCGCCGTAGAGCTTCGTGGTCGCGGGCGCGAGCGTGAACTCCTTGCGGCTCGCACGGCGCAGGTCGATGGCCTGGGCGCTGTGAATGGACTCGATTCCGAGCAGCGCGTAGCTGTTGTCGATCTGCTTCTGGACTCGCTTCACGACCTCGGGCGCGTTCGTCGCGATGTCTTCGATCCCACCCGCCACGGGCAAGAACTCGGTGGACACGGGAGTCGCCAGCACCTTGTTCTCCAGCGCCAGGGCCACCACGGGCTTCTCCATCGCGCCGAACGCATGCACGGTCTTCTCGGTCCCGAGATAGCGCTCCAGGCCGGTGATGTTGGGGTCGTCCAATTTGATGATGCGCTGCGCGGAGGTAAGCGAGTTGTGCGCCAGCGCGATGCCCAGCTGCTCGAAGGCGAGGACCCAGGGCAGCGGCTCGAAGTTGGCACTGGGCAGCACCGCGCCCGCCGTGTCCGCCGCCACGTAGCTCTTCTTCTCCTGCCAGCGCTGCGACTTCGGCGTCACGTTCACCGCCACGCCCGGGTTGTCGTCGGAGGAATTCAGCTGGATGTTGAGCAGGCCGCGTGCCTCGTCGTACGTGCGGGTCACTTCGCCCAGCACATAGACGCTGTCGCGGAAGCTGAGCGGGTCCTGAAGCCGGCGCGTGGCATCCTGGTTCCACAAGCTCGAGCCGGAGAGCAGCTCCCGCAGCTCCGCGCCCGCGCGGACCGTTTGGGGAAAGGGGCGCAGCGCCAGCGTGTCCTCGAGAAAGGGCGACACGTTGCCGTTGATCGCCTGCAGACTGAGCGCGTACACCAGCTTGTTCACGGTGATGAGGTGCGACAGGTCGTTGAGCGCGAGCGCCGCCAGGCCCGCCGAATATGCGTTCGAACTCAGGATCGCGAGGGCGTCCTTGCCAAACAGCTTCACCGGCTTCACGCCCGCGGCCTGGAGCGCCTTCGCCGCGGAGGTCTTCTGGCCTTTGTAATAGACCTCGCCCTCACCGAGCATCGCGAGCCCGACATGGCTGATGATGGTGATATCGGCTTCGCCCAGGGAGCCGCCCGTCGGAATGACCGGCGCGATGCCCCGATTCAAGAACTGCACGTAGGCGTCGATCACCTCCGGTTGAACGCCCGCCCCACCGACCAGCATGGTGTTGAGCCTGGCCGCCATCGTCGCCCGCACCGTCCGGACATCCATCTCGGGACCGACACTGCCGGAGTGCGCGCGGATGAGCCCGACCTGGAAGCGCCGCGACGCCTCGATGACTTCCTCGGTGAGCTTGCCCTGCGCGTCGACCATGGCCCGGTCCTTGTTCAAGCCCACGCCCACGGTCAGGCCGTAGATGGTCTGGCCTTCGGCCGCGGCCTGCAGCAGCACCCGGTGCGCCTGCTCGATGCGCTTGAATGCCTCGGGGGCGATCTTCACGGGTTGGCCTTGCGCGATGGCGGCGATCGCTTCGGGAGTGGCCGATTTGCCATCAAGCGTCACGTCAGCCTGGGCCGGCGCCGCGCGCAGGAACATTGCTGCGATGATCACGTACAGCGCTGTTTGGGACATCGAGACTCCTTGTAACGGTGTCATGGCTTGTCTTGTCCGCCGCGCCGCTGCCGATGCAGCCGCCGGACGTTGGCCAGTGCGGCGCCGGGCGTAATCGCCGGGTCTCCCGGGTTTCAGGGAGCGACCTTCCTGAGACGCACCAGTGGGTCTGGCTTGAGTTGCGCCACGGCAATGAAAGCGGGCGTGGGATTGTCATCCTGGGCGTCTGACAGCGTCGTGGAGCACCTTCACGGCGGGCACGGTCGTCGCGGTGACGTCTGCCCAACCGAGGTTGGAAGAGCGCATTCGGTTGCGGTCATCCGCCATAGCGGACGGCGGCGGCAACCAGGCCAGGAACGCAAGGCGGCGAGGTTCGAGCACGCATTCATAGCGGCGCGCATCGCCAGTAGGCGCGGGGGACAGGAGCACGGACAACCCTCGGGAGGAAGGCCACACGGGGCCCCGTCATGGGCATCTTGGCAGAGGAATATCCAATATAACGGACACCCTGTCAACAAGGAAACCCTTCATAACGGGTTGAGCGGGAATCCTGGTCGTTACCCAACAGGTCCAGGCAGACACTGCGTATGCCCGCAGGTCCCGGGTTGACACGTGGGTTGGTGTGGCCGCACGCGACAGGGAGCATCCGCGGTCTCGGACGGTCCCCGTCGATGGTCCCCACCCGTCGGCAGCAGCCGCTTCACGGTACCAACCACGTGTTCGCGTGCCCTCACTGTGGAGGCAGACGCAAGGTGCTGGCGGAGGTGACGACATCGCAAGCAGTGCGCTCCATCCTGCAACACTGGGGACTGCCCTCTCAGCCTGGGAGGCTGTCTCCTGCACGGGGGCCTCCTCAGCGCGGGGGGGGGCTGAGCCCGCAGCAGTCATCGTCATAACTCCTGGAGCCCGCCTTGCCCTGAGGAAACAGCGGGCGGGGCGGGGCGGCGCACGGCCCTTGGACCCAGTCAGCCACCCTCCGCTGCCGCCCCATTCCCCTCCTTCTCACGCATCAGTGCCTCTGTCCTGGGAGCGCACATCCTCCCAGCATCCAGAACCCAGGCATGGCATCCTGTCTTCAGTGCGACGAGGTGAAGGCACGGACGTCAGTGTAGGAAATCTCCGCGGTGCAGCGCGAGCAAGCCTGCGCGTCCTGAGCCTGCCCTGGTGTTGAGTGGACACCCCCGATAAGTCGAAGCACGTCTGGACAGCCGAAGGCTGACCTTACCTGTCGTCGAGGCCGCGCTCGAGTTGGGGGAGGGGGACCCGGAGAAACCTTCTCCCGTACGGGATGTGATGATGTGACTCATGCGCTTCGGCGTGAGGGGCCGGGTGGTGCGCGTCCGACACTCCCGCTGGCTCCCGGCGGGTCCCTGCGATTGAAACCCGCTTCCGTCGCATGATAGGACCGGGGAGGCCGGTCGCTCGCACCCCAACATCATGGAATCCTCCGGAGCTGTGCGTCCTCGCCGGCGGTTGGCTCGAATTATCGCAGGCGTGCTCCTGGGTCTCGTCGCGACCTTGGTGCTGGTGCTGGCCGCGGCGGTGGTCGCGCTGCACCACCTCGAGCACCTCTGGCTGAAACCGCGCATCGTCTCGCAGGTGGAAGCAGCCACGGGGCTGCAGCTGGACTATCAGACAGCCCGGATCGCCGTGCTCTCGGGCCTGCGCCTGGAAGGGCT
Protein-coding sequences here:
- a CDS encoding class I SAM-dependent DNA methyltransferase, with protein sequence MSFYESLIRELYDRLAERYIADRPNVPWNERPWLDRFLTHIPPGGSVLDLGCGAGTPIGRYLLSRGRAVTGIDTSPRLIAHCRATLLDGDWRVADMRTLALSRQFHGVLAWDSFFHLGHDAQRAMFPVFRDHALPGAILMFTSGAEHGEAYGDYHGETLYHASLAPEEYARRLADNGFSVVKRVFDDPDCAGHCVWLAQRTH
- a CDS encoding phosphate/phosphite/phosphonate ABC transporter substrate-binding protein, encoding MPMTASLPMYNAPGMRAANTAFWTALSELLCEAGLDGVPESLSFERPPVPDVIGDEVLFTQVCGYPLQTVYQGQYRLLARPCYDAAGCTGSTHSAFLVARKSSPARRVADLRGQRFALNSLHSNSGMNLPRRMLAEVAGGKPFFGEVIETGGHGASMRLVAEGGADCASIDCLTYAFSQDHQPELVEELRVIAQTPSSPTLPFVTSARTDDATVAVLQRCLYRLSAEPRFASVLSGLRIARIEPAPRAEYSALLDHARRAAELGYPVLV
- a CDS encoding fatty acid desaturase, translating into MVAAPPTPSAVDADTVSAPADSRGVAWWRRWEIPTWLVAVAIYGAWAGLVLFHAVIPWPLLVVAGAYVLAWHFSLQHEAIHGWRSIPLWLRTALVWPPLGGWLPFALYRHSHTVHHRNHHLTYPGLDTESVYHREEDWARYSKAWRAVLMFNQTLLGRMLIGPVLRLRKLLLTEGALVRAGDFRNGGIWLRFAVGLAAVLWFVSSVAHMPIWKYYLLMVYPAFSLGLVRAFIEHRWGEHPEERVASVESNWVFGLVFLWNNLHIVHHLDPVLPWYEIPGAYRRDREGLLRRNGSYVFRGYGEIARRWLLRPVFIPIHPRGSPDKAVTPAARRGA
- a CDS encoding MFS transporter; amino-acid sequence: MPESQVRALEVDERTSRRAVIAACSGNVFEWYDFTVYALFALSIAKAFFPGSDPTIELVKAFLAFGLGFVVRPLGAVLLGIYGDRSGRKAVLTATIALMAVGTLIIAVSPTYAAIGIGAPLLLLAGRVLQGFSAGGEVGGAAALLIEHAPGHRRGEYASWLQASMAASNILGALVAFGVTSLLTQEQLDGFGWRLPFVIGLLIAPIGMWIRNTLDETPEFKREAEHRGDAPARPLRTLLSEFPRMVLKGSSLSILWTVSSYVLVIFMPTYVQRSFGYTPSEAFTASLVGNVAMVAICVLAGIASDRLGRKTVLIAAALWLVVLVHPMIWLVQTQHGLASLIAAQTLLCIGVGCFVGVAPSTLAELFPARVRSTGVSVCYNLAVTLFSGFAPAVLAWLTGRGGVFAPGWYVIIAAVLAAPALVSLKPGLAPGPSISQGVSPSQG
- a CDS encoding HAL/PAL/TAL family ammonia-lyase: MSQTALYVIIAAMFLRAAPAQADVTLDGKSATPEAIAAIAQGQPVKIAPEAFKRIEQAHRVLLQAAAEGQTIYGLTVGVGLNKDRAMVDAQGKLTEEVIEASRRFQVGLIRAHSGSVGPEMDVRTVRATMAARLNTMLVGGAGVQPEVIDAYVQFLNRGIAPVIPTGGSLGEADITIISHVGLAMLGEGEVYYKGQKTSAAKALQAAGVKPVKLFGKDALAILSSNAYSAGLAALALNDLSHLITVNKLVYALSLQAINGNVSPFLEDTLALRPFPQTVRAGAELRELLSGSSLWNQDATRRLQDPLSFRDSVYVLGEVTRTYDEARGLLNIQLNSSDDNPGVAVNVTPKSQRWQEKKSYVAADTAGAVLPSANFEPLPWVLAFEQLGIALAHNSLTSAQRIIKLDDPNITGLERYLGTEKTVHAFGAMEKPVVALALENKVLATPVSTEFLPVAGGIEDIATNAPEVVKRVQKQIDNSYALLGIESIHSAQAIDLRRASRKEFTLAPATTKLYGAVRRKVAFLDEDRPLTPDFRAAAEVLRNYHD